The following coding sequences are from one Culex quinquefasciatus strain JHB chromosome 1, VPISU_Cqui_1.0_pri_paternal, whole genome shotgun sequence window:
- the LOC6039627 gene encoding uncharacterized protein LOC6039627 has product MKLALLVSLLLVSCGVLDAFNLTIGTRLPGDQLLRSWRLSTGPYATPQTIQLTFDYRVEPSLFGPEHLTVMEFTRPDDYAPNNFGQMLLNSTHLYMTPLRHGMTEWWLDGKLYGISGQLFQEDEN; this is encoded by the exons ATGAAGCTCGCGTTGCTGGTTTCCCTACTGCTGGTGTCTTGCGGTGTTCTAGACGCGTTCAATCTGACAATCGGAACCCGTCTACCGG GTGACCAACTTCTCCGCTCGTGGCGCCTTTCGACGGGCCCTTACGCCACTCCGCAGACCATCCAGCTTACGTTCGACTACCGCGTGGAACCGTCGCTGTTCGGGCCGGAACATCTGACCGTGATGGAGTTCACCCGGCCGGATGACTACGCCCCGAACAATTTCGGCCAGATGCTCCTGAACTCCACCCACCTGTACATGACCCCGTTGCGCCACGGAATGACCGAGTGGTGGCTGGACGGTAAGCTGTACGGCATCAGCGGACAACTATTTCAGGAGGATGAAAACTAG
- the LOC119770114 gene encoding uncharacterized protein LOC119770114, with protein MKLLLPCAAINLTVCVALVSCACYLRLGERKPIDFYMRTLHASQGPVEPAENLTLLFDYAGDPLFNEELTYIDVYGSVSSCVFHVFTFNNKTVRVSLSSEEPLRSLTGNMTIYGIRWAN; from the exons ATGAAGCTGCTACTGCCGTGTGCCGCCATCAACCTGACAGTCTGCGTGGCGCTCGTCAGCTGCGCCTGTTACCTGCGGCTGGGCGAACGGAAGCCGA TTGATTTTTACATGCGTACGCTGCACGCGTCCCAGGGACCGGTGGAACCGGCGGAAAACCTCACCCTCCTGTTTGACTACGCCGGTGATCCGCTGTTCAACGAGGAGCTGACGTACATTGACGTGTACGGATCGGTTTCG AGTTGCGTTTTCCATGTGTTCACCTTTAACAACAAAACCGTACGGGTGAGCCTTTCGAGCGAGGAACCGTTAAGGAGCTTGACCGGGAATATGACGATATACGGAATTCGGTGGGCGAATTGA
- the LOC6039602 gene encoding uncharacterized protein LOC6039602 isoform X2 translates to MMRSIWAFVLFVKLIEGLPATSSRCELGFEEVLTGRHCDYFAVGPQALLDSYCSWDNQFCCLGVCAFCFSDVNRSYESQFDESEGTTSFRTTDYYWRTTTAAPSFGSFREMVSAKLAEMMEQIEETTTSDDMLANGMSSSKMAVGGTTTSD, encoded by the exons ATGATGAGGTCGATTTGGGCGTTTGTTCTATTTGTCAAGTTGATTGAGGGACTTCCGGCGACGTCAAGCCGGTGCGAGCTGGGCTTTGAGGAGGTTTTGACCGGCAGGCATTGCGACTATTTCGCCGTCGGGCCACAAGCGCTGCTGGATTCGTACTGCAGCTGGGATAATCAG TTCTGCTGCCTCGGGGTGTGTGCCTTCTGCTTCAGCGATGTCAACAGGAGTTATGAGTCGCAATTTGACGAGTCAGAAGGCACAACATCATTTCGTACAACGGATTATTACTGGCgtacaacaacagcagcacctTCATTCGGATCGTTTAGAGAAATGGTGTCCGCCAAATTAGCTGAAATGATGGAGCAAATCGAGGAAACAACTACTTCTGATGACATGTTAGCTAATGGCATGTCTTCTTCGAAAATGGCAGTGGGTGGTACTACGACATCCGATTAA
- the LOC6039602 gene encoding uncharacterized protein LOC6039602 isoform X1 encodes MMRSIWAFVLFVKLIEGLPATSSRCELGFEEVLTGRHCDYFAVGPQALLDSYCSWDNQLSHGITQKFCCLGVCAFCFSDVNRSYESQFDESEGTTSFRTTDYYWRTTTAAPSFGSFREMVSAKLAEMMEQIEETTTSDDMLANGMSSSKMAVGGTTTSD; translated from the exons ATGATGAGGTCGATTTGGGCGTTTGTTCTATTTGTCAAGTTGATTGAGGGACTTCCGGCGACGTCAAGCCGGTGCGAGCTGGGCTTTGAGGAGGTTTTGACCGGCAGGCATTGCGACTATTTCGCCGTCGGGCCACAAGCGCTGCTGGATTCGTACTGCAGCTGGGATAATCAG CTTTCGCATGGAATCACGCAAAAGTTCTGCTGCCTCGGGGTGTGTGCCTTCTGCTTCAGCGATGTCAACAGGAGTTATGAGTCGCAATTTGACGAGTCAGAAGGCACAACATCATTTCGTACAACGGATTATTACTGGCgtacaacaacagcagcacctTCATTCGGATCGTTTAGAGAAATGGTGTCCGCCAAATTAGCTGAAATGATGGAGCAAATCGAGGAAACAACTACTTCTGATGACATGTTAGCTAATGGCATGTCTTCTTCGAAAATGGCAGTGGGTGGTACTACGACATCCGATTAA